Proteins encoded within one genomic window of Bombus vancouverensis nearcticus chromosome 4, iyBomVanc1_principal, whole genome shotgun sequence:
- the Ran gene encoding RAN, member RAS oncogene family, whose translation MAQMAQNVEIPTFKCVLVGDGGTGKTTFVKRHLTGEFEKKYVATLGVEVHPLIFHTNRGPIRFNVWDTAGQEKFGGLRDGYYIQGQCAVIMFDVTSRVTYKNVPNWHRDLVRVCENIPIVLCGNKVDIKDRKVKAKSIVFHRKKNLQYYDISAKSNYNFEKPFLWLGRKLIGDANLEFVAMPALLPPEVTMDPQWQQQIEKDLKEAQETALPEDDEDL comes from the exons ATGGCACAAATGGCACAAAATGTTGAGATTCCAACTTTCAAATGTGTACTAGTAGGTGACGGTGGTACTGGAAAAACGACGTTCGTCAAGCGGCACTTGACCGGTGAATTCGAAAAAAAATATGTCGCAACTTTAGGTGTCGAGGTACATCCTCTGATCTTTCACACGAACCGTGGTCCGATTCGTTTCAACGTTTGGGATACAGCTGGTCAAGAAAAGTTTGGTGGTCTGAGAGACGGATATTACATTCAAGGACAATGTGCTGTCATTATGTTTGACGTTACGTCAAGAGTAACGTACAAAAACGTACCTAATTGGCATAGAGATTTGGTTCGTGTTTGTGAGAATATACCTATAGTTCTATGTGGGAATAAAGTTGACATTAAGGATAGGAAAGTAAAAGCCAAGAGCATCGTCTTTCATAGGAAGAAGAATCTACAG TACTACGACATCAGTGCAAAGAGCAACTACAATTTTGAGAAACCTTTCTTATGGTTGGGACGTAAGCTGATCGGTGATGCAAATCTTGAATTTGTTGCAATGCCGGCTCTCCTTCCTCCGGAAGTTACAATGGATCCACAATGGCAGCAACAGATAGAGAAAGATCTTAAGGAAGCACAAGAGACAGCACTACCAGAAGATGATGAAGATCTTTAG
- the LOC117166782 gene encoding elongation factor Tu isoform X2: MGGRTLPLRHTAKQLSLVEHLVKHEFYGQLRAGAYLPSLITQRFYSTKQVFNRNKPHCNVGTIGHVDHGKTTLTAAITKVLSQMELAKAKEYSDIDNAPEEKARGITINIAHVEYQTEKRHYGHTDCPGHADYIKNMITGTSQMDGAILVVAATDGTMPQTREHLLLAKQIGVENVVVFINKVDIADSEMVDLVEMEIRELLTEMGYDGINIPVVKGSALCAMDGTNPNIGRDAIMKLLEAVDSYIPNPVRELDKPFLLPIESVYSVTGRGTVVTGRLERGKIKKGMECEVIGYNKIMKSTITGIEMFHQTLEEAEAGDQMGALLRGLKRDDIKRGMIMCKPGSLKACDHLECQMYMLTPTEGGRKKPINNLMQVQMFSKTWDCAAQLSMEMKDLIMPGEDSSVTLKLIRPMVCEKGQRFTLRFGSISIATGVVTNILSNLAETERLELLAGKKKLKKIAAKA, translated from the exons ATGGGAGGACGAACACTAC CACTCAGGCACACTGCGAAGCAGCTATCTTTAGTTGAGCATCTTGTTAAACAC GAATTTTATGGTCAGTTACGAGCAGGAGCATATTTACCAAGTCTGATAACGCAAAGGTTTTATAGCACGAAACAAGTGTTTAATAGGAATAAGCCCCATTGTAACGTCGGTACAATTGGACATGTTGATCATGGAAAAACGACGCTTACAGCAGCTATTACCAAAG TTCTTTCTCAAATGGAACTCGCAAAAGCGAAAGAATACTCTGATATTGATAATGCACCCGAAGAAAAAGCACGTGGTATAACTATTAATATCGCGCATGTTGAATATCAGACAGAGAAACGTCATTATGGACATACCGATTGTCCAGGACATGCGGATTATATCAAAAACATGATTACTGGAACGTCACAGATGGATGGAGCTATACTTGTTGTTGCTGCTACAGATGGTACCATGCCACAAACCAGAGAGCATTTACTTCTTGCTAAACAGATTGGTGTCGAGAACGTTGTTGTTTTCATCAATAAG GTTGACATCGCAGACAGTGAAATGGTCGATTTAGTAGAAATGGAAATAAGAGAATTGTTAACCGAAATGGGTTATGATGGAATAAACATACCTGTTGTTAAAGGTAGTGCCCTTTGTGCGATGGACGGTACTAATCCAAATATAGGACGGGATGCTATAATGAAATTGTTAGAGGCTGTGGATTCTTATATTCCAAACCCTGTCAGAGAATTAGACAAACCTTTTCTCTTACCGATAGAAAGTGTTTACTCTGTTACGGGTAGAGGGACGGTAGTTACTGGCAGATTGGAACGTGGAAAAATAAAGAAGGGCATGGAATGTGAGGTGATTGGGTACAACAAAATAATGAAGAGCACAATAACAGGAATAGAAATGTTTCATCAAACGTTAGAAGAAGCCGAGGCGGGAGACCAAATGGGTGCTTTGCTTAGAGGTTTAAAAAGAGATGACATTAAAAGGGGTATGATAATGTGTAAACCAGGAAGCCTGAAAGCCTGCGATCATTTGGAATGTCAAATGTACATGCTGACTCCTACGGAAGGAGGTAGAAAAAAACCTATTAATAATCTCATGCAGGTTCAAATGTTTTCAAAGACGTGGGATTGTGCAGCTCAGTTAAGTATGGAAATGAAGGACTTGATCATGCCTGGCGAAGACTCTAG tgttACGTTAAAATTGATAAGACCAATGGTGTGTGAAAAGGGCCAGCGATTTACATTAAGATTTGGCTCGATATCTATAGCAACTGGAGTAGTCACGAATATTTTGTCAAATCTCGCCGAAACCGAGCGATTAGAACTTCTCGCAGGTAAAAAGAAACTGAAGAAAATTGCGGCAAAAGCTTAA
- the LOC117166782 gene encoding elongation factor Tu isoform X1, which yields MIFTTKIICNPALRHTAKQLSLVEHLVKHEFYGQLRAGAYLPSLITQRFYSTKQVFNRNKPHCNVGTIGHVDHGKTTLTAAITKVLSQMELAKAKEYSDIDNAPEEKARGITINIAHVEYQTEKRHYGHTDCPGHADYIKNMITGTSQMDGAILVVAATDGTMPQTREHLLLAKQIGVENVVVFINKVDIADSEMVDLVEMEIRELLTEMGYDGINIPVVKGSALCAMDGTNPNIGRDAIMKLLEAVDSYIPNPVRELDKPFLLPIESVYSVTGRGTVVTGRLERGKIKKGMECEVIGYNKIMKSTITGIEMFHQTLEEAEAGDQMGALLRGLKRDDIKRGMIMCKPGSLKACDHLECQMYMLTPTEGGRKKPINNLMQVQMFSKTWDCAAQLSMEMKDLIMPGEDSSVTLKLIRPMVCEKGQRFTLRFGSISIATGVVTNILSNLAETERLELLAGKKKLKKIAAKA from the exons ATGATATTTACTACGAAAATAATTTGCAATCCTG CACTCAGGCACACTGCGAAGCAGCTATCTTTAGTTGAGCATCTTGTTAAACAC GAATTTTATGGTCAGTTACGAGCAGGAGCATATTTACCAAGTCTGATAACGCAAAGGTTTTATAGCACGAAACAAGTGTTTAATAGGAATAAGCCCCATTGTAACGTCGGTACAATTGGACATGTTGATCATGGAAAAACGACGCTTACAGCAGCTATTACCAAAG TTCTTTCTCAAATGGAACTCGCAAAAGCGAAAGAATACTCTGATATTGATAATGCACCCGAAGAAAAAGCACGTGGTATAACTATTAATATCGCGCATGTTGAATATCAGACAGAGAAACGTCATTATGGACATACCGATTGTCCAGGACATGCGGATTATATCAAAAACATGATTACTGGAACGTCACAGATGGATGGAGCTATACTTGTTGTTGCTGCTACAGATGGTACCATGCCACAAACCAGAGAGCATTTACTTCTTGCTAAACAGATTGGTGTCGAGAACGTTGTTGTTTTCATCAATAAG GTTGACATCGCAGACAGTGAAATGGTCGATTTAGTAGAAATGGAAATAAGAGAATTGTTAACCGAAATGGGTTATGATGGAATAAACATACCTGTTGTTAAAGGTAGTGCCCTTTGTGCGATGGACGGTACTAATCCAAATATAGGACGGGATGCTATAATGAAATTGTTAGAGGCTGTGGATTCTTATATTCCAAACCCTGTCAGAGAATTAGACAAACCTTTTCTCTTACCGATAGAAAGTGTTTACTCTGTTACGGGTAGAGGGACGGTAGTTACTGGCAGATTGGAACGTGGAAAAATAAAGAAGGGCATGGAATGTGAGGTGATTGGGTACAACAAAATAATGAAGAGCACAATAACAGGAATAGAAATGTTTCATCAAACGTTAGAAGAAGCCGAGGCGGGAGACCAAATGGGTGCTTTGCTTAGAGGTTTAAAAAGAGATGACATTAAAAGGGGTATGATAATGTGTAAACCAGGAAGCCTGAAAGCCTGCGATCATTTGGAATGTCAAATGTACATGCTGACTCCTACGGAAGGAGGTAGAAAAAAACCTATTAATAATCTCATGCAGGTTCAAATGTTTTCAAAGACGTGGGATTGTGCAGCTCAGTTAAGTATGGAAATGAAGGACTTGATCATGCCTGGCGAAGACTCTAG tgttACGTTAAAATTGATAAGACCAATGGTGTGTGAAAAGGGCCAGCGATTTACATTAAGATTTGGCTCGATATCTATAGCAACTGGAGTAGTCACGAATATTTTGTCAAATCTCGCCGAAACCGAGCGATTAGAACTTCTCGCAGGTAAAAAGAAACTGAAGAAAATTGCGGCAAAAGCTTAA
- the ImpE1 gene encoding ecdysone-inducible gene E1, translating to MRGNAETIVLLLFAIAIDRLGTIVVGSTARTVSARLDERCTRDAECDSSIEGSHCRNGYCRCLPYFAAYNGTYCLEATLLGQECLVDEQCTLKVANSGCLDGFCGCRDGFLQFRRHTCLGPAKLGQVCYEHAHCRLWQRNSHCDFLIPNLFGRCQCTAPMRRENDICRPDDLVRPLPLFDDFSTGTIATPTVASRHDEQTQTFDDRREDEAEEEMETGVRIDWLKNDTAQSAIPSFPLDATTETTNSFHSQNVLPTADYDSRDDAIVVEALTETVSSTAWTSASASKTERQSEVEATEPPSAISLGHDCVSDLECRLADPYSRCIDGTCDCGFRGNGSCSARNTGCAAGTFQCKNSGKCISWFFVCDGRPDCGDGSDERCSVREGGTECPVQAFRCGRSDVCVSRALMCDGKRDCPRGEDEFGCNNRRKCPEGAFRCDNGQCLPAYEFCNAVVSCRDGSDEPKGVCRRQVGSRGRVATRHCPFRCDNSRCRSDAIACSGRDGCGDGSDEKRCSVCRCPQFL from the exons ATGCGTGGCAACGCTGAAACGATCGTCCTTCTTCTGTTTGCGATCGCGATCGATCGTTTG GGGACGATCGTTGTGGGCTCGACAGCGAGGACAGTGAGCGCGCGGCTGGACGAGCGATGTACCAGGGACGCGGAATGCGATTCCAGCATCGAGGGTAGTCACTGTCGGAATGGCTATTGTCGCTGTTTGCCCTACTTTGCCGCGTACAACGGAACGTACTGCCTCGAGG CGACTCTTTTGGGCCAGGAGTGTCTCGTCGACGAGCAATGCACCTTGAAAGTAGCCAACAGCGGCTGCTTGGATGGTTTCTGCGGCTGCAGGGATGGTTTCCTCCAATTTCGTCGGCACACGTGTCTGGGTC CGGCGAAACTTGGCCAAGTTTGCTACGAACATGCCCATTGTCGTCTATGGCAGCGGAACTCACACTGTGACTTCTTGATTCCCAACTTGTTCGGACGTTGCCAATGCACGGCGCCTATGCGTCGCGAAAACGATATTTGCCGACCCGACGATCTGGTTAGACCTTTACCGCTGTTCGACGATTTCTCGACGGGAACGATCGCGACACCGACGGTAGCGTCCCGCCACGACGAGCAAACTCAGACGTTCGACGATCGACGAGAGGACGAGGCGGAGGAAGAGATGGAAACAG GAGTTCGAATCGATTGGCTGAAAAATGACACCGCGCAGTCGGCAATCCCATCGTTTCCCCTAGACGCGACCACCGAGACGACGAATTCTTTCCACTCGCAAAACGTCTTACCGACGGCGGACTACGACAGCAGAGACGACGCTATCGTGGTCGAGGCACTCACCGAAACCGTGTCGTCGACGGCGTGGACGTCAG CGTCCGCTTCGAAAACAGAGCGACAGTCGGAGGTGGAGGCGACCGAGCCGCCATCGGCCATCAGTTTAGGACACGATTGCGTCTCGGATTTGGAATGCCGGCTGGCGGATCCTTACTCGAGATGCATCGACGGAACGTGCGACTGTGGTTTCCGAGGAAACGGAAGCTGCTCCGCGAGAAATACCGGTTGCGCGGCTGGCACCTTCCAGTGCAAGAATTCCGGAAAATGCATCAGTTGGTTCTTCGTTTGCGACGGACGGCCGGACTGTGGCGACGGCTCGGACGAACGATGCTCGGTGCGAGAAGGAGGGACGGAATGCCCTGTACAAGCATTCAGATGTGGTAGGAGCGACGTTTGCGTGTCGAGAGCGCTAATGTGCGACGGTAAACGGGATTGTCCGCGAGGCGAGGACGAGTTCGGCTGCAACAATCGACGGA AATGTCCGGAAGGAGCGTTCAGGTGTGACAACGGACAATGCCTGCCAGCGTACGAGTTCTGCAACGCCGTGGTGTCTTGTCGCGACGGAAGCGACGAGCCAAAAGGAGTTTGTCGAAGGCAAGTGGGAAGCCGCGGCAGAGTCGCCACCAGACATTGTCCGTTCAGGTGCGACAACAGCAGGTGTCGATCGGACGCGATCGCCTGCAGCGGCCGCGACGGTTGCGGCGATGGCTCGGACGAGAAACGCTGTTCCGTTTGTA GATGTCCGCAATTTCTTTAA
- the LOC117166779 gene encoding uncharacterized protein LOC117166779 isoform X1, whose product MRCDCRSFVSKRVFFARFAIRINALENLEESIVPFVTFPRCRGSSIVARMWSVQRNGRFQLRVCADVENSIRPRFDSKLEEMRASARSEPTLRWGTMEGYLVWNSRCQMPSKKPVDPSIRSYVKKKAFEKCANEPPFTGLSVRENGTVVLFVNPATAARHPGLRCCWSPVYRAEKQPKKPTKDNNVDTSIVVKRCENFEKETTTPDDAQAVMVSCTVDSKIDGGGGQRGKPIYENVHAIPNPEKVRDRTRRNDSQQSTTFGTVALSRKLSVLVLGIDSVSRLNFIRSMPITERYLLETGWIRFDGYNKMGDNTFPNLMAILTGQNQSQAYSLCKPTVPYMLDRCPFLWRNFRDAGYATAYGEDETALNTFNYLKMGFVEPPTDYYLRPYMLACEKLLKVKKRFGLKYCTGPETSFDRILDYAIEYARAFRGTPYFGFFWTISVSHENANGLSSMDGRLLDKLKRLESEGIANDTMIVLLSDHGMRWGPIRNTFIGWYEERLPFLYLWLPEWFREERPEAYSSLRANQRRLISPFDLYETLRDVLQLSGGSANPSSGCPGCRSLLAGPVPLERGCSDVGISSHWCACSAFESVDPRDPIVQKGAQVFLDHVDKLLDGYRDKKGRRLCAKLRLKKLHRVDRVIDFGSSSSVAYFYMIQVSPGDGKFEVTVRYHENGTYTLSDHEVSRINQYASTAGCLDRGTKQYCHCLK is encoded by the exons ATGCGATGCGACTGCCGATCATTTGTATCCAAGCGTGTATTTTTTGCTAGATTCGCGATTCGAATAAACGCACTGGAAAACCTGGAAGAATCGATCGTTCCTTTCGTAACGTTCCCCCGATGTCGCGGTAGCAGCATCGTCGCGCGTATGTGGTCCGTACAACGAAACGGACGTTTCCAGCTGAGAGTCTGTGCGGACGTGGAAAATTCGATTCGGCCACGTTTCGATTCGAAATTGGAGGAGATGCGCGCATCTGCGCGAAGCGAGCCAACACTTCGGTGGG GTACGATGGAAGGCTACCTAGTGTGGAATTCGAGATGCCAAATGCCATCGAAGAAACCCGTTGACCCGTCGATCCGATCTTACGTGAAGAAGAAGGCGTTTGAAAAATGCGCCAACGAGCCGCCGTTTACCGGTTTGTCCGTACGAGAAAACGGCACCGTGGTTCTGTTTGTGAACCCGGCCACTGCGGCTCGTCATCCCGGCCTCAGATGCTGCTGGTCGCCGGTGTACAGAGCCGAGAAACAACCGAAGAAACCGACCAAAGACAACAACGTGGATACGTCGATCGT GGTGAAACGATGCGAGAACTTCGAGAAGGAAACGACGACGCCCGACGACGCCCAGGCTGTGATGGTCAGCTGCACCGTGGATTCCAAGATCGACGGTGGCGGTGGACAACGCGGTAAGCCAATCTACGAGAACGTTCATGCCATTCCGAACCCCGAGAAGGTTCGCGATCGGACGCGACGCAACGACAGCCAGCAGTCGACCACGTTCGGCACCGTGGCTCTTTCTAGAAAGCTGAGCGTCCTGGTGCTTGGCATCGACAGCGTCAGTCGATTGAACTTTATACGTAGCATGCCAATCACCGAGAGATACTTGCTGGAAACCGGCTGGATTCGATTCGACGGATACAACAAGATGGGCGACAATACGTTTCCCAACTTGATGGCCATCCTGACAGGACAGAATCAGTCGCAGGCCTACTCGTTGTGCAAACCGACCGTTCCGTACATGCTAGATCGTTGCCCCTTCCTCTGGCGGAATTTTCGCGACGCCGGCTACGCCACTGCCTATGGCGAGGATGAAACGGCTCTCAACACCTTCAACTATCTCAAGATGGGCTTCGTCGAACCGCCGACCGACTATTACCTCCGACCGTACATGCTCGCCTGCGAGAAGCTGCTGAAAGTGAAAAAGAG GTTCGGGCTCAAGTATTGCACCGGACCCGAGACCAGCTTCGATAGAATTCTCGATTACGCGATCGAGTACGCGCGAGCGTTCCGCGGCACGCCATATTTTGGCTTCTTCTGGACGATCAGCGTGAGCCACGAGAACGCGAACGGACTGTCATCGATGGACGGCCGACTTCTCGACAAGCTGAAGCGACTGGAAAGCGAGGGCATCGCGAACGACACGATGATCGTCCTGCTGAGCGACCACGGAATGCGCTGGGGCCCGATCAGGAACACGTTCATCGGATGGTACGAGGAGAGGCTGCCGTTCCTCTACCTTTGGCTTCCCGAGTGGTTCCGAGAAGAACGGCCGGAGGCGTATTCGTCGCTGCGCGCCAATCAACGTCGGCTGATCTCGCCGTTCGACCTCTACGAAACACTGAGGGACGTGTTGCAGTTGTCAGGTGGCTCGGCCAATCCGTCCTCGGGGTGCCCCGGATGTCGCAGCCTGCTCGCGGGCCCGGTTCCCCTCGAGAGAGGTTGCTCCGACGTCGGAATCTCGTCTCATTGGTGCGCCTGTAGCGCCTTCGAGTCGGTGGATCCTCGCGATCCGATCGTTCAGAAGGGAGCGCAGGTGTTTCTCGATCACGTGGACAAGCTGCTCGACGGCTATCGGGACAAGAAGGGAAGACGGTTGTGCGCGAAGCTTCGTTTGAAGAAGTTGCACCGCGTAGACCGCGTGATCGACTTTGGAAGCTCGAGCAGCGTCGCCTACTTCTACATGATACAAGTGAGCCCCGGTGATGGAAAGTTCGAGGTGACGGTTCGATACCACGAGAACGGAACCTACACCCTGTCCGACCACGAGGTTAGCAGGATCAATCAATACGCCTCTACCGCGGGGTGCTTGGATCGCGGAACCAAGCAATATTGCCATTGTCTCAAGTAA
- the LOC117166779 gene encoding uncharacterized protein LOC117166779 isoform X2 has product MVSRTSKSVPVADEISSRKLMRRSQLIVDCLRRRPTFVLLLLPVAFLASFYVVSSEKDYDLEPRYPSFVKSYNAVDGTMEGYLVWNSRCQMPSKKPVDPSIRSYVKKKAFEKCANEPPFTGLSVRENGTVVLFVNPATAARHPGLRCCWSPVYRAEKQPKKPTKDNNVDTSIVVKRCENFEKETTTPDDAQAVMVSCTVDSKIDGGGGQRGKPIYENVHAIPNPEKVRDRTRRNDSQQSTTFGTVALSRKLSVLVLGIDSVSRLNFIRSMPITERYLLETGWIRFDGYNKMGDNTFPNLMAILTGQNQSQAYSLCKPTVPYMLDRCPFLWRNFRDAGYATAYGEDETALNTFNYLKMGFVEPPTDYYLRPYMLACEKLLKVKKRFGLKYCTGPETSFDRILDYAIEYARAFRGTPYFGFFWTISVSHENANGLSSMDGRLLDKLKRLESEGIANDTMIVLLSDHGMRWGPIRNTFIGWYEERLPFLYLWLPEWFREERPEAYSSLRANQRRLISPFDLYETLRDVLQLSGGSANPSSGCPGCRSLLAGPVPLERGCSDVGISSHWCACSAFESVDPRDPIVQKGAQVFLDHVDKLLDGYRDKKGRRLCAKLRLKKLHRVDRVIDFGSSSSVAYFYMIQVSPGDGKFEVTVRYHENGTYTLSDHEVSRINQYASTAGCLDRGTKQYCHCLK; this is encoded by the exons ATGGTTTCGCGAACGTCGAAGTCGGTGCCTGTGGCCGACGAAATCTCCTCGCGGAAACTCATGAGACGGTCCCAGTTGATCGTCGATTGCCTTCGTCGACGACCGACTTTCGTTCTGCTGCTGTTGCCCGTCGCTTTCCTGGCCAGTTTCTATGTCGTTTCTTCGGAAAAGGATTACGATCTCGAGCCACGATATCCGTCCTTCGTCAAGTCGTACAACGCGGTCGACG GTACGATGGAAGGCTACCTAGTGTGGAATTCGAGATGCCAAATGCCATCGAAGAAACCCGTTGACCCGTCGATCCGATCTTACGTGAAGAAGAAGGCGTTTGAAAAATGCGCCAACGAGCCGCCGTTTACCGGTTTGTCCGTACGAGAAAACGGCACCGTGGTTCTGTTTGTGAACCCGGCCACTGCGGCTCGTCATCCCGGCCTCAGATGCTGCTGGTCGCCGGTGTACAGAGCCGAGAAACAACCGAAGAAACCGACCAAAGACAACAACGTGGATACGTCGATCGT GGTGAAACGATGCGAGAACTTCGAGAAGGAAACGACGACGCCCGACGACGCCCAGGCTGTGATGGTCAGCTGCACCGTGGATTCCAAGATCGACGGTGGCGGTGGACAACGCGGTAAGCCAATCTACGAGAACGTTCATGCCATTCCGAACCCCGAGAAGGTTCGCGATCGGACGCGACGCAACGACAGCCAGCAGTCGACCACGTTCGGCACCGTGGCTCTTTCTAGAAAGCTGAGCGTCCTGGTGCTTGGCATCGACAGCGTCAGTCGATTGAACTTTATACGTAGCATGCCAATCACCGAGAGATACTTGCTGGAAACCGGCTGGATTCGATTCGACGGATACAACAAGATGGGCGACAATACGTTTCCCAACTTGATGGCCATCCTGACAGGACAGAATCAGTCGCAGGCCTACTCGTTGTGCAAACCGACCGTTCCGTACATGCTAGATCGTTGCCCCTTCCTCTGGCGGAATTTTCGCGACGCCGGCTACGCCACTGCCTATGGCGAGGATGAAACGGCTCTCAACACCTTCAACTATCTCAAGATGGGCTTCGTCGAACCGCCGACCGACTATTACCTCCGACCGTACATGCTCGCCTGCGAGAAGCTGCTGAAAGTGAAAAAGAG GTTCGGGCTCAAGTATTGCACCGGACCCGAGACCAGCTTCGATAGAATTCTCGATTACGCGATCGAGTACGCGCGAGCGTTCCGCGGCACGCCATATTTTGGCTTCTTCTGGACGATCAGCGTGAGCCACGAGAACGCGAACGGACTGTCATCGATGGACGGCCGACTTCTCGACAAGCTGAAGCGACTGGAAAGCGAGGGCATCGCGAACGACACGATGATCGTCCTGCTGAGCGACCACGGAATGCGCTGGGGCCCGATCAGGAACACGTTCATCGGATGGTACGAGGAGAGGCTGCCGTTCCTCTACCTTTGGCTTCCCGAGTGGTTCCGAGAAGAACGGCCGGAGGCGTATTCGTCGCTGCGCGCCAATCAACGTCGGCTGATCTCGCCGTTCGACCTCTACGAAACACTGAGGGACGTGTTGCAGTTGTCAGGTGGCTCGGCCAATCCGTCCTCGGGGTGCCCCGGATGTCGCAGCCTGCTCGCGGGCCCGGTTCCCCTCGAGAGAGGTTGCTCCGACGTCGGAATCTCGTCTCATTGGTGCGCCTGTAGCGCCTTCGAGTCGGTGGATCCTCGCGATCCGATCGTTCAGAAGGGAGCGCAGGTGTTTCTCGATCACGTGGACAAGCTGCTCGACGGCTATCGGGACAAGAAGGGAAGACGGTTGTGCGCGAAGCTTCGTTTGAAGAAGTTGCACCGCGTAGACCGCGTGATCGACTTTGGAAGCTCGAGCAGCGTCGCCTACTTCTACATGATACAAGTGAGCCCCGGTGATGGAAAGTTCGAGGTGACGGTTCGATACCACGAGAACGGAACCTACACCCTGTCCGACCACGAGGTTAGCAGGATCAATCAATACGCCTCTACCGCGGGGTGCTTGGATCGCGGAACCAAGCAATATTGCCATTGTCTCAAGTAA